Proteins from one Nitrobacteraceae bacterium AZCC 2146 genomic window:
- a CDS encoding branched-chain amino acid transport system permease protein (product_source=KO:K01997; cog=COG0559; ko=KO:K01997; pfam=PF02653; transmembrane_helix_parts=Outside_1_9,TMhelix_10_32,Inside_33_36,TMhelix_37_59,Outside_60_62,TMhelix_63_85,Inside_86_97,TMhelix_98_120,Outside_121_139,TMhelix_140_162,Inside_163_191,TMhelix_192_214,Outside_215_228,TMhelix_229_251,Inside_252_257,TMhelix_258_280,Outside_281_291): protein MPSWPVLISQAFNGLALGTLLALVSSGLTIILGTLGVLNFAHGALFAVGAYAAFVVLQYTSSFVLALVVGCAFMLVLGFLLERIIIRFFYDRPHEDQILVTYGIGIVLVECIRSGFGGNAQRVPVPSWGQGATQLGFLIYPTYRLQLIAIIAGLLLSLYVVLYRTSMGLVVRAGIENPGMVGILGINVRRAFLLVFAIGVVAVGLAGMLYAPVVAVTPDMGANFMAQSFVVIVLGGLGSFPGAVIGGLIAGEIISLTSAFNSSYSEVMLYALMALLLVLRPQGLFGSEGRV from the coding sequence ATGCCAAGCTGGCCAGTTCTCATTTCGCAGGCCTTCAACGGTTTGGCCCTCGGCACGCTGCTGGCGCTCGTCAGCAGCGGGCTGACGATCATTCTGGGCACGCTGGGCGTCCTCAATTTCGCCCACGGCGCGCTGTTCGCCGTGGGCGCCTACGCCGCCTTCGTCGTTCTGCAATACACCTCGTCCTTCGTGCTGGCGCTGGTCGTCGGCTGCGCCTTCATGCTGGTGCTGGGCTTCTTGCTTGAACGCATCATCATCCGCTTCTTCTATGACCGGCCCCATGAGGATCAGATCCTCGTCACCTACGGCATCGGCATCGTGCTGGTGGAATGCATCCGCTCGGGATTTGGCGGCAACGCCCAGCGCGTGCCGGTGCCGTCCTGGGGGCAGGGCGCCACCCAGTTGGGTTTCCTGATCTACCCGACCTATCGCCTGCAGCTGATCGCCATCATCGCCGGGCTGCTGCTCAGCCTGTATGTCGTGCTCTATCGAACCTCGATGGGCCTCGTGGTCCGTGCCGGAATCGAAAACCCCGGCATGGTCGGCATCCTTGGCATCAACGTGCGGCGCGCCTTCCTGCTAGTGTTCGCGATCGGTGTGGTCGCCGTCGGCCTGGCCGGCATGCTGTATGCGCCAGTCGTTGCGGTGACACCGGATATGGGCGCTAACTTCATGGCGCAGTCCTTTGTCGTGATCGTGCTTGGCGGTCTCGGTTCATTCCCCGGCGCGGTGATCGGCGGGCTCATCGCCGGCGAGATCATCAGCCTGACCAGCGCCTTCAACTCCTCTTATTCCGAAGTGATGCTCTACGCGCTGATGGCGCTGCTTCTGGTCCTGCGCCCGCAGGGTCTGTTCGGCTCGGAAGGCCGGGTATGA
- a CDS encoding branched-chain amino acid transport system permease protein (product_source=KO:K01998; cath_funfam=3.40.50.300; cog=COG0411,COG4177; ko=KO:K01998; pfam=PF00005,PF02653,PF12399; smart=SM00382; superfamily=52540,53850; transmembrane_helix_parts=Outside_1_14,TMhelix_15_34,Inside_35_46,TMhelix_47_69,Outside_70_88,TMhelix_89_111,Inside_112_115,TMhelix_116_133,Outside_134_162,TMhelix_163_185,Inside_186_221,TMhelix_222_244,Outside_245_258,TMhelix_259_281,Inside_282_287,TMhelix_288_310,Outside_311_626) produces MKTGRSGGVRAWLPEFAVFLTLIAAPVVLPHLGFSTDMLTRVLNWGLIGLGFDILFGLTGLLSFGQAAFYGVGGFVTAYLLVSGALCSVWLALLAGTAAAGVFGLLVGWLAVRRIGIYFTMITLAFGQMAYFIENSPLSNYTGGENGIPGVPVPVLGFGEHAIRISAGLPMYVLFAVIFFTGYVLARRIVGSPVGAILLAIKENTGRVAMLGHNVPAYKLTAFVIAALYAGLAGGLLGSFQSYMPPDAFSLETSGQLVVQTIVGGAGTLIGPLVGAAVWLWLRDNLQLIPGLATLWKLVLGIAFIMLVIGLRRGICGEIAHWWNERRNLAALRAAEVRTEAIEAHNVDAATAPVAKVTDVTLPLPEPATGDSEIALEARSLARHYGGLKAVDGVSFKVRRGSIHAVIGPNGAGKSTLFKMLLDEVSPSSGEVLLFGEKVTGAGVSHAAQLGIAKSNQLNQLFPNLSVRKNLRIAALARRRGLLRFDLLRSADSLQEVEQQIDAILALLNLVERADTPAHILAYGEKRRLEIGMALATSPNVLLLDEPLAGMSPAERVATCAFIRDIARSRTVVIVEHDLDAIFGLAERITVLYEGRLLADGAPDEIRGNQAVQDAYLGGLHEHEPA; encoded by the coding sequence ATGAAGACCGGTCGATCGGGCGGAGTGCGGGCTTGGCTTCCCGAATTCGCTGTCTTTCTCACGCTAATCGCAGCCCCCGTCGTACTGCCGCATCTCGGCTTTTCCACCGACATGCTGACGCGGGTACTGAACTGGGGCCTGATTGGCCTCGGTTTCGATATCCTGTTCGGGCTGACCGGCCTGCTGTCGTTCGGACAGGCGGCATTCTATGGCGTCGGCGGTTTCGTGACCGCCTACCTGCTGGTCTCGGGTGCACTGTGCAGCGTGTGGCTGGCGCTTCTCGCAGGCACGGCCGCTGCGGGTGTGTTCGGACTGCTGGTCGGCTGGCTCGCCGTGCGCCGGATCGGCATCTATTTTACGATGATCACTTTGGCCTTCGGCCAGATGGCCTATTTCATCGAGAACTCGCCGCTGTCGAACTACACCGGCGGTGAGAACGGCATCCCCGGCGTGCCGGTGCCCGTGCTCGGCTTCGGCGAGCACGCCATCCGTATCAGCGCGGGCCTGCCGATGTATGTGCTGTTCGCCGTGATTTTCTTCACCGGCTACGTGCTGGCGCGTCGCATCGTCGGTTCGCCGGTGGGCGCGATATTGCTGGCGATCAAGGAGAACACCGGCCGGGTCGCGATGCTCGGCCACAATGTACCGGCTTACAAGCTCACCGCCTTCGTCATCGCCGCGCTCTATGCCGGGCTGGCCGGCGGTCTGCTCGGTTCGTTTCAAAGCTACATGCCGCCGGACGCGTTCTCGCTGGAGACATCCGGCCAGCTTGTGGTGCAGACCATCGTGGGCGGCGCCGGAACGCTGATCGGACCATTGGTTGGCGCCGCCGTCTGGCTGTGGCTGCGCGATAATCTGCAGCTGATCCCCGGCTTGGCGACGCTGTGGAAGCTGGTGCTTGGCATCGCCTTCATCATGCTGGTCATCGGGCTGCGTCGCGGCATCTGCGGCGAGATTGCGCATTGGTGGAATGAGCGGCGCAATCTCGCGGCCTTGCGCGCGGCGGAGGTCAGGACTGAAGCGATCGAGGCGCACAACGTCGATGCCGCGACCGCACCGGTGGCCAAGGTCACGGACGTCACGCTGCCTTTGCCCGAACCTGCGACCGGCGATAGCGAGATCGCACTCGAAGCGCGTTCGTTGGCGCGCCACTACGGTGGCCTCAAAGCCGTCGATGGCGTTTCCTTCAAGGTGCGGCGCGGCTCGATCCATGCCGTGATTGGCCCCAACGGCGCCGGCAAGAGCACGTTGTTCAAAATGCTGCTCGACGAGGTCAGCCCGTCCTCTGGTGAGGTGCTGCTGTTCGGCGAGAAGGTGACCGGCGCCGGCGTCAGCCACGCGGCGCAACTTGGCATCGCCAAGAGCAACCAGCTCAACCAGCTGTTTCCGAATTTGTCGGTGCGCAAAAATCTGCGCATCGCCGCCCTCGCGCGTCGCCGTGGGCTGTTGCGGTTCGATCTGCTGCGTTCGGCGGACAGTCTGCAAGAGGTGGAGCAACAGATCGACGCGATCCTGGCGCTGCTCAACCTTGTGGAGCGCGCCGACACGCCGGCGCATATTCTGGCCTATGGCGAAAAGCGGCGGCTCGAAATAGGCATGGCGCTCGCGACCAGCCCGAACGTGTTGCTGCTCGACGAACCGCTCGCCGGCATGAGTCCTGCGGAACGCGTAGCCACCTGCGCCTTCATTCGGGATATCGCGCGGTCGCGCACCGTCGTGATCGTCGAGCACGATCTCGACGCCATCTTCGGATTGGCCGAGCGCATCACCGTGCTGTACGAGGGCCGACTGCTGGCGGACGGGGCGCCAGACGAGATCCGCGGTAACCAGGCGGTTCAGGACGCCTATCTTGGAGGGCTGCACGAACATGAGCCTGCTTGA
- a CDS encoding branched-chain amino acid transport system ATP-binding protein (product_source=KO:K01996; cath_funfam=3.40.50.300; cog=COG0410; ko=KO:K01996; pfam=PF00005; smart=SM00382; superfamily=52540) — protein sequence MSLLEVDRINTLYGDSHVLFDLSIRVEQGEVVALLGRNGAGKTTTLRSIMGVLAPKTGAIRLDGKPIGGLPPSAIAGMGVQLVPEERAIFGGLTVEENLRIAALTAPNAWSFERIYEVFPRLKERRKSAGRTLSGGEQQMLAIARALIRDARIILLDEPFEGLAPLIVRDLVVVARNLAAEGRTMIVVEQNVAAALSFANRVYGLNNGHVVFEGTPADLNASPNLMRDFLGIAS from the coding sequence ATGAGCCTGCTTGAAGTCGATCGCATCAACACGCTGTATGGCGATTCCCACGTCTTGTTCGACCTCTCGATCCGGGTCGAGCAAGGCGAAGTGGTGGCGCTGCTCGGCCGCAACGGCGCAGGCAAGACCACCACGCTGCGCTCGATCATGGGCGTGCTGGCGCCGAAGACCGGCGCCATCCGGCTCGATGGCAAGCCGATCGGCGGTCTGCCGCCGTCCGCCATCGCCGGCATGGGCGTGCAACTGGTTCCCGAGGAGCGCGCCATCTTCGGCGGCCTGACGGTCGAGGAGAATCTCCGCATTGCTGCGCTGACCGCACCGAACGCCTGGTCCTTCGAGCGCATCTACGAGGTGTTTCCGCGGCTCAAGGAACGGCGCAAATCGGCGGGGCGCACGCTGTCCGGCGGCGAGCAGCAGATGCTGGCGATTGCGCGCGCGCTGATCCGCGACGCTCGCATCATTCTGCTCGACGAGCCGTTCGAAGGCCTCGCCCCACTGATCGTGCGCGATCTCGTCGTGGTTGCCCGGAATCTCGCCGCAGAAGGCCGAACCATGATCGTGGTCGAGCAGAACGTTGCGGCGGCGCTGAGCTTCGCCAACCGCGTTTACGGCCTCAACAACGGCCACGTCGTATTTGAAGGCACTCCGGCCGATCTGAATGCCAGTCCGAACCTGATGCGAGATTTTCTCGGCATCGCTTCGTGA
- a CDS encoding UDP-N-acetyl-2-amino-2-deoxyglucuronate dehydrogenase (product_source=KO:K13020; cath_funfam=3.40.50.720; cog=COG0673; ko=KO:K13020; pfam=PF01408,PF02894; smart=SM00881; superfamily=51735) — protein MALPRHAQFDQALGRGRKASYIGLNFKSPSPRRHAACLLLRRLQLSIGFHKKAAADNRSDTQDRTDHRHREERMPIGVGLIGLGMALKPHILSLRELEAEGRVRIVGGFSPSQERRLAFSRQWDAPVFDRQEDLLARPGLDLVLILTPPGTHLPIVEAAAAARKHMLVEKPVEISVNRGEALAAAAEAAGVRCAICLQHRFRPAALHLKAIIDNGDLGQILSASASIRWWRDDAYFRQPGRGMKARDGGGVLLTQAIHTLDLLLHLMGPHKEVVGFASTSPLRAIDTEDVTAAAIRFHGGAIGVLDATSVARPGYPERIEIAGTRGSAFLETLQLTVNRGDGTTEIVGTSQSGGGGADPMAFDHGPHRAVITEMLDAVDQRREPSNNVRSALQVQRLIEALLADAATRA, from the coding sequence ATGGCACTTCCCAGGCATGCACAATTCGACCAAGCGCTCGGAAGAGGTCGAAAAGCTTCGTATATTGGCTTAAATTTCAAGTCGCCGAGTCCGCGTCGCCATGCCGCATGCTTGCTCCTGCGACGTCTTCAGCTATCAATCGGTTTCCACAAAAAAGCGGCGGCCGACAATCGATCCGACACACAAGATCGAACGGACCACCGTCATCGGGAGGAACGGATGCCTATTGGTGTTGGATTGATCGGATTGGGAATGGCGTTGAAGCCACACATCCTGTCCCTGCGTGAACTGGAAGCCGAAGGCCGCGTCCGGATCGTCGGCGGATTTTCCCCGTCGCAGGAGCGAAGGCTGGCGTTCTCCCGCCAATGGGACGCACCGGTTTTCGACCGGCAAGAGGATCTGCTGGCAAGACCGGGCCTCGACCTTGTTCTGATCCTGACGCCCCCGGGAACACATCTCCCGATCGTGGAAGCTGCTGCCGCAGCGCGAAAACATATGCTGGTCGAGAAACCGGTCGAGATTTCCGTCAACCGCGGCGAAGCGCTGGCTGCCGCTGCAGAAGCCGCAGGCGTTCGGTGCGCAATCTGCCTGCAGCATCGCTTTCGTCCCGCAGCGCTTCACCTCAAAGCCATTATCGACAATGGAGACCTTGGTCAGATTCTATCGGCAAGCGCTTCGATCCGCTGGTGGCGCGACGATGCCTACTTCAGGCAGCCAGGGCGCGGAATGAAGGCGCGCGACGGCGGCGGCGTCCTTCTGACCCAAGCAATTCATACGCTCGACTTGCTGTTACACCTGATGGGCCCTCACAAGGAGGTCGTCGGCTTCGCTTCGACCTCTCCCCTTCGGGCGATCGATACCGAGGATGTTACGGCCGCAGCGATCCGCTTCCATGGCGGCGCCATCGGTGTGCTCGACGCAACGAGCGTAGCGCGGCCGGGTTACCCTGAGCGGATCGAGATTGCAGGCACGCGAGGTTCGGCATTTCTGGAAACGCTGCAACTCACTGTCAATCGGGGCGACGGAACCACCGAGATTGTTGGCACATCGCAATCTGGCGGCGGCGGTGCCGATCCGATGGCCTTCGACCATGGCCCTCATCGGGCGGTCATCACCGAGATGCTGGACGCCGTCGATCAGCGACGGGAGCCTTCCAACAATGTGCGATCTGCGCTTCAGGTCCAGCGGCTGATCGAAGCTCTGTTGGCAGATGCAGCCACCCGCGCATGA
- a CDS encoding DNA-binding MarR family transcriptional regulator (product_source=COG1846; cath_funfam=1.10.10.10; cog=COG1846; pfam=PF01047; smart=SM00347; superfamily=46785), producing the protein MTKRHPNVASDPSLRTVSSEALLIDGSDAAFRRMIHTLMAVGNSVDVMRAGFAQVIGISAPQHELLMLIYRVNDGNGIGVGELATLVKLTSAFVATETKKLSAAGLIEKVSDTVDRRRVTLRVTALGLKRLAFLSATQRRVNDVLFECFDAKAFQKFSHYLEQVLPCSERAAELVTKIARELKQSRARTPRQTRPTAASIGEIKC; encoded by the coding sequence ATGACCAAGCGACACCCAAATGTGGCCTCTGACCCCTCGCTGCGGACGGTTTCGTCCGAGGCGTTGCTGATCGATGGGTCCGACGCGGCGTTTCGGCGGATGATCCATACACTGATGGCGGTAGGCAATTCGGTAGACGTCATGCGAGCCGGTTTTGCGCAGGTCATTGGGATTAGCGCGCCCCAGCACGAGCTTCTGATGCTGATTTATCGCGTCAACGACGGAAACGGCATCGGCGTGGGTGAGCTGGCGACCCTCGTGAAGCTGACCAGCGCCTTTGTTGCCACCGAAACGAAGAAGCTGAGCGCCGCGGGATTGATCGAGAAAGTCTCCGATACGGTCGACCGCCGGCGCGTCACTCTTCGGGTCACCGCTCTCGGTCTGAAGCGGCTTGCGTTCCTGTCGGCCACTCAGCGTCGGGTCAACGACGTGTTGTTCGAATGTTTCGATGCCAAGGCCTTTCAAAAATTCTCCCACTACCTTGAGCAGGTCCTGCCATGTAGCGAGCGTGCGGCGGAGCTTGTGACAAAGATCGCGCGCGAGCTCAAGCAATCGCGGGCGAGAACGCCTCGGCAGACGAGGCCAACCGCGGCATCCATCGGAGAAATCAAATGTTGA